A region of Polyangiaceae bacterium DNA encodes the following proteins:
- the hypF gene encoding carbamoyltransferase HypF gives MPRWAVEVSGVVQGVGFRPFVHALASELGLAGFVSNAGARVRIEVEGAEPALDAFAAALTARAPVLAQVSAVEIRPLPTTGEGGFVIRESDSRTADVVLMAPDVATCEDCLREIRDPTGRRFGYAFTNCTRCGPRLSVITGSPYDRAQTTLAAFPMCERCRHEYEDPNDRRFHAEPIACADCGPKLERPLQEVAACLLGGGVVALKSLGGYQLACDARSDAAVARLRERKLRDDKPFAVMLADAASAERELSLDPKERALLESRERPIVLCRRRPDSSVSSLVAPGLAELGVLLPYTPLHDLLMRAVGGIPLVMTSGNRSEEPMATEDGDARARLSAIADLFLAHDRPIAVRVDDSVLRVVAGAPLFLRRARGYAPRAVRLPLPLARPTLAVGGQLKNVFALGIGELALPSAHIGDLDDPAAQDDFERMLTLYRRLFGVIPERVVCDLHPDYVSTQWAMRFAEETGAELVAVQHHHAHFASALCDAEVTGPAIGVTFDGVGLGHDGAAWGGEFLVGDACASRRAAHLTPVGMPGGDRAAREPWRMGVAHLLHAGVDPEDVPALAGVEASARRAVTELLRRNVHCPVTSSVGRLFDAVAALAGGVQRQGFEGQAAMGLEALASSVEDDGVLYELTVDTSRTPWLLDPAPMFRALAEQSAPASLLARRFHESLAEATARTCEALAREHGTAQVVLSGGVFVNRVLTESLLRRLPARGLAPRCHRQVPPNDGGLALGQLHALAARDARGDAACA, from the coding sequence ATGCCACGCTGGGCCGTCGAGGTGAGCGGTGTCGTCCAAGGCGTCGGCTTTCGTCCCTTCGTGCACGCGCTGGCCTCCGAGCTCGGGCTCGCCGGCTTCGTCTCGAACGCCGGCGCGAGGGTGCGCATCGAGGTGGAGGGGGCGGAGCCGGCGCTCGACGCTTTCGCTGCTGCGCTGACGGCGCGGGCACCGGTCCTGGCGCAGGTGAGCGCCGTCGAGATCCGGCCGCTCCCGACCACGGGGGAAGGCGGCTTCGTCATCCGCGAGAGTGACTCGCGCACCGCGGACGTGGTGCTGATGGCGCCCGACGTGGCCACCTGCGAGGACTGCCTGAGGGAGATCCGGGATCCGACCGGGCGCCGCTTCGGCTATGCGTTCACGAACTGCACGCGCTGCGGGCCGCGCCTGTCGGTCATCACCGGCTCGCCCTACGACCGCGCGCAGACGACGCTGGCGGCCTTCCCGATGTGCGAGCGCTGCCGGCACGAGTACGAAGACCCGAACGACCGGCGCTTTCACGCCGAGCCCATCGCCTGCGCCGACTGCGGCCCGAAGCTGGAGCGGCCGCTCCAGGAGGTGGCGGCGTGCCTGCTGGGCGGGGGAGTCGTCGCGCTCAAGAGCCTGGGCGGCTACCAGCTCGCCTGCGACGCGCGGAGCGACGCCGCGGTGGCGCGCCTCCGGGAGCGCAAGCTCCGAGACGACAAGCCCTTCGCCGTGATGCTGGCGGACGCGGCCAGCGCCGAGCGGGAGCTCTCGCTCGACCCCAAGGAGCGCGCGCTCTTGGAGTCCCGGGAGCGACCCATCGTGCTCTGCCGGCGGCGACCGGACAGCAGTGTCTCGAGCCTGGTCGCGCCGGGGCTGGCGGAGCTGGGCGTGCTCTTGCCGTACACGCCGCTCCATGACCTGTTGATGCGGGCGGTGGGCGGCATCCCGCTGGTGATGACCAGCGGAAACCGCTCCGAGGAGCCGATGGCCACGGAGGACGGAGACGCGCGGGCGCGCCTGTCGGCGATCGCCGATCTCTTCTTGGCCCACGATCGCCCGATCGCCGTCCGGGTGGACGACTCCGTGCTGCGCGTCGTCGCCGGCGCTCCGCTGTTCTTGCGCCGGGCACGCGGCTACGCGCCCCGCGCCGTGCGTCTTCCGCTGCCGCTGGCGCGGCCCACGCTGGCGGTGGGCGGTCAGCTCAAGAACGTCTTCGCGCTGGGCATCGGCGAGCTGGCGCTGCCGAGCGCGCACATCGGCGATCTGGACGACCCCGCGGCGCAGGACGACTTCGAGCGCATGCTGACGCTGTACCGCCGCCTGTTCGGCGTGATCCCAGAGCGCGTGGTGTGCGATCTGCACCCGGACTACGTCTCGACGCAGTGGGCCATGCGCTTCGCGGAAGAGACGGGCGCCGAGCTCGTGGCCGTGCAGCATCACCACGCGCACTTCGCCAGCGCGCTGTGCGACGCCGAGGTCACGGGTCCGGCCATCGGTGTCACCTTCGACGGCGTGGGCCTCGGGCACGACGGCGCGGCGTGGGGCGGTGAGTTTCTCGTCGGCGACGCGTGCGCGAGCCGGCGCGCCGCGCACCTGACCCCGGTGGGGATGCCGGGCGGTGACCGTGCCGCCCGCGAGCCCTGGCGCATGGGCGTGGCTCACCTGCTCCACGCCGGCGTGGACCCGGAGGACGTGCCGGCGCTCGCGGGCGTCGAAGCCTCGGCGCGGCGGGCGGTCACGGAGCTCCTGCGGCGGAACGTACACTGCCCTGTGACGTCGAGCGTGGGACGCCTGTTCGACGCGGTGGCGGCGCTGGCGGGCGGAGTGCAGCGTCAGGGCTTCGAGGGCCAGGCGGCGATGGGCCTGGAAGCTCTGGCCAGCAGCGTCGAGGACGACGGCGTGCTGTACGAGCTCACCGTGGACACGAGCCGGACGCCCTGGCTCCTGGATCCAGCCCCGATGTTCCGAGCGCTGGCGGAGCAGAGCGCGCCGGCCTCGCTCTTGGCCCGGCGATTCCACGAGTCGCTGGCCGAAGCAACTGCGCGCACGTGCGAGGCGTTGGCCCGCGAGCACGGCACGGCCCAGGTCGTGCTATCGGGAGGCGTGTTCGTGAACCGCGTGCTGACCGAGTCCCTGCTGCGCCGGCTGCCCGCGCGCGGCCTCGCGCCGCGCTGCCACCGCCAGGTGCCGCCCAACGACGGCGGCCTCGCCTTGGGGCAGCTCCACGCGCTGGCGGCCCGCGATGCGCGAGGAGACGCGGCATGTGCCTAG
- a CDS encoding L,D-transpeptidase: MPFALHAAYWHDRFGEPKSGGCVNLSPRDARWLFEWTDPVVPETWHGVRSGDARGAGTWVRVR, translated from the coding sequence ATGCCCTTCGCCTTGCACGCGGCCTACTGGCACGATCGCTTCGGCGAGCCGAAGAGCGGCGGCTGCGTGAACCTCTCCCCGCGCGACGCCCGCTGGCTCTTCGAGTGGACCGACCCGGTGGTGCCGGAGACCTGGCACGGCGTGCGCTCGGGGGATGCGCGCGGCGCGGGGACGTGGGTCAGGGTGCGCTGA
- a CDS encoding L,D-transpeptidase family protein, which yields MSPGARLAFVSTLALVACRRAPSPPIPATQPAPPEAPASEAAPSDEAAPASASVSEPPPRIGALSSRVFVRQSPRPTSPEIGVLHVGAVVPLRDAKPAGTEGCVRGWYGVEPEGYVCLDPSTTLDVESHPLLAAKRAHHGKFDSATPFRWSTSREGLLYRKLPTAAEQRQTEFELDAHLARLEKLRSAKAEGRDPGRVPAALRDVELAAAKGEPPPILASGALSPWSLASAPQETRPFAKWIPARSAIAWTDEFVADGRSWVLTDDLLVAPKDKLVPLEPSSYAGVLVDGERVRLPLAFVRHDAKPKYRVAATASDLTPVSFEDELSVEEPNPDDPDPLAGFREDTSPGAVLETKDAWPRLAAVGLTGRYRKERRTRYLETSDGYWMREKDATLVEERPPRGFALANGEKWIDISIFKGTLVAYEGERAIFATLISPGANGYKREEGARAKFTTPTGTFRIEWKHRSTTMTPDPERKSYYLSEVPFTQFFHMPFALHAAYWHDRFGEPKSGGCVNLSPRDARWLFEWTDPVVPETWHGVRSGDARGAGTWVRVR from the coding sequence GTGTCTCCCGGCGCTCGGCTCGCCTTCGTCTCGACGCTCGCGCTCGTCGCGTGCCGGCGTGCGCCGTCGCCGCCGATCCCGGCGACCCAGCCCGCCCCTCCCGAGGCGCCGGCTAGCGAGGCCGCTCCCAGCGACGAGGCCGCCCCCGCCAGCGCTTCGGTGAGCGAGCCGCCGCCGCGCATCGGCGCGCTGTCGTCGCGGGTGTTCGTGCGCCAGAGCCCGCGCCCGACGAGCCCGGAGATCGGCGTGCTCCACGTCGGCGCGGTCGTGCCGCTTCGCGACGCCAAACCCGCGGGCACCGAAGGTTGCGTCCGGGGTTGGTACGGCGTCGAGCCGGAGGGCTACGTCTGTCTCGATCCGAGCACGACCCTCGACGTGGAGTCGCACCCGCTGCTCGCCGCCAAGCGCGCTCACCACGGCAAGTTCGACAGCGCCACGCCCTTCCGCTGGAGCACCTCCCGCGAGGGCTTGCTCTACCGCAAGCTGCCGACGGCCGCCGAGCAGCGCCAGACCGAGTTCGAGCTCGACGCGCACCTCGCGCGCTTGGAGAAGCTGCGCAGCGCCAAGGCCGAAGGCCGTGATCCGGGTCGCGTCCCCGCCGCGCTGCGCGACGTCGAGCTCGCGGCAGCCAAGGGCGAGCCGCCGCCCATCCTCGCTTCGGGAGCGCTCTCGCCCTGGTCCCTGGCGAGCGCGCCCCAGGAGACTCGCCCCTTCGCCAAGTGGATCCCAGCCCGCTCCGCCATCGCCTGGACCGACGAGTTCGTGGCCGACGGCCGGAGCTGGGTCTTGACCGACGACCTCTTGGTCGCGCCGAAGGACAAGCTGGTCCCGCTCGAGCCCTCGAGCTACGCCGGCGTGCTCGTCGACGGCGAGCGCGTGCGTCTGCCCCTGGCCTTCGTGCGCCACGACGCGAAGCCGAAGTACCGCGTGGCCGCCACCGCCTCGGATCTGACGCCCGTGAGCTTCGAGGACGAGCTCAGCGTCGAGGAGCCCAACCCGGACGACCCCGATCCGCTCGCGGGCTTCCGCGAGGACACCTCGCCCGGCGCGGTGCTCGAGACCAAGGACGCCTGGCCACGCCTGGCCGCGGTGGGCCTGACCGGCCGCTACCGGAAGGAGCGCCGCACGCGCTACCTCGAGACCAGCGACGGCTACTGGATGCGTGAGAAAGACGCCACCCTGGTCGAGGAGCGCCCACCCCGCGGCTTCGCCCTCGCGAACGGCGAGAAGTGGATCGACATCAGCATCTTCAAGGGCACGCTGGTGGCCTACGAAGGCGAGCGCGCCATCTTCGCCACGCTGATCTCCCCCGGCGCCAACGGCTACAAGCGCGAAGAAGGCGCCCGCGCGAAGTTCACCACGCCCACCGGCACCTTCCGCATCGAGTGGAAGCACCGCTCCACGACCATGACGCCGGACCCCGAGCGCAAGAGCTACTACCTCTCCGAGGTCCCCTTCACGCAGTTCTTCCACATGCCCTTCGCCTTGCACGCGGCCTACTGGCACGATCGCTTCGGCGAGCCGAAGAGCGGCGGCTGCGTGAACCTCTCCCCGCGCGACGCCCGCTGGCTCTTCGAGTGGACCGACCCGGTGGTGCCGGAGACCTGGCACGGCGTGCGCTCGGGGGATGCGCGCGGCGCGGGGACGTGGGTCAGGGTGCGCTGA